GAAACCTTAACGAACTGAAGGATGCACACATTTAAGAACAAGCCTTACGATGTTAACGCCGAATTTAAAAAGTGCGTAACGTTAGGACAAAACGATTAACTCTCGCCTATTCATATTTTTCCATTAACAATAACTTACCATTAAACTGCCAGATACTTCAATAGAGTTCGGCGGACCTTTTATTTCAGTAACGTTAACACTGTACGTAAttcatttctacatttttagCACGTGTTATAACAATGACTAAACAAACTACTGTTTGGTTCCATATGAAACCAACAACTAACTTATTTAAAGTACTTCCCACCTCTCGGCGGCAGATCTCCCCGGCTTCTTATTTTTGACCACGCGCACCTTATTGTGGTGGTCTTAAAATGTGCAACTTCCGGACAAacgtttcaaaataaaatccgTTCTATTCACACAAGTTTCTTAGAACTACACGATGCTAGAGCCAAATAGTAAAATAGTGTACGTGCATAAAACACTTCATTGGGAAAAGATTTTGAAGTAAAACTAAAATGCAACTGTAGTCTTCAacgattttattttatatatatatttacacctCATTTTGAAAGCAAACTTGCCTGATTTCCGGTCataatcatcataatcatcTTTGTCAGTTATGCGTACACATACAAGCAATTTccctcaggattgtacattgttcacgatgtgcttacttacaatacaataataatacaataataaaatcacacacaggctacagtatagagaactaCGACGGAGTATTAGGGCcacattaagaaaaaaaaattgaggattgaagattttttatttattttgcatttcgaGAATAAAGTCGAAATGTCGAGGAAAAAACTTGACATTTCAAGAATCAAGACGGGTTTACCCACAGCCTACTTCCACAAAATGCCTCATGTTTATGATCTCGTAAACTTATACTTCAGAATCGGTTTTAATAACAAGGAAATTCTTTCTCTTTTAGCGCATAAACACGGTGTGGTAATAAGTATTAGGACTTTGAAGAGATTGTGCCGAACACTGCGTTTGTTCAGAAGGATAAATCACACAAACTTGGAAGAGGTCTGCGCATTCCTGCAAACTGAAATAACTAGAAATGGACAGATGCAAGTGTATCGATGGTTACACCTACGCGCAATACAGAGAGGATATGTGGTATCACAAGACACAATAAGACAGTTGATCAAATTGTTTGATCCTGAAGGAGTGGAACTCAGGCGAGCGCGGCGTCTGAGACGCAGGCATTACCACAACAAAGGTCCCAACGCGCTATGGCATATGGATTCGTACGACAAGCTGAAGCCATACGGCATTTGCACCAATGGTTGTATTGATGGTTTTAGTCGTTACATTGTGTGGATGGAAGCCTACAAAACAAATAACGACCCAAAAATAATAGCAGACTATTTCATCACATCCATTGCCCGCTTGGATTGCATTGCCCGGAGCGACTGCGCGCTGACAGAGGCACAGAAAATGGGCACGTCGAAAACATGCTTGTCTTTCTACGCAGGAATCACGCAGATGGATTTGCAAGAGACCGGAGTTTCATCTATGGACGCAGCACCGCCAACCAGCGGATTGAATCGTGGTGGGGAATCTTGAAAAAACAAAGTGCACAATTTTGGCTCAACCTTTTCCAAACTCTCCAATATGATGGCCATTTCTCCGGTGATTTCTTGGATAGAAATCTAATCCAATTCTGCTTCCTTAACCTTGTTCAGGTAGGCCTgcaagctgacacacacacacacacacacacacacgatttaAACATGCCAAAACAAAGTCAACAACATGCATCTCCTCATTCCATAATCTAACAGTTAAACACATATGCCTACATAATTCTCCTTTAGCTGAATTAGCTTCTTGTTCCATCACCTTGGAGAGCACTGCGGTGCACAATATGACGATGAGCTGTATATGACAGTTTTCAACATATAGATATTTAAATGAATTGGCATTCCTCCGACAGTTGaagtatacatactgtatatctcaTATCTGTAACCTTGTATAATGAATAAAACTTCAGgttatgtctgtttttttatgcAGGATGAACTTGAAGAAGTCGTGACAACCTGGAATTCGAGTCAAGCCAGGCCATGGTGTGATAGGAGGTTGCCCTATTTTGATGTACACACTTCCAGAGATGTATGGTGCTGAGGACAATCTTAAGACAGTTGACATGGAGGAATTTGCCCTTTGTAAGGAGGAGTGCACCCCCACAAGCCAATACCCATGTGATGAAACCGTATTTGATCTCTGCTGTCTTCTGATGCAGGAAAAAGGATGGGATGCGCCCAGAGATGCGTTTTCCGCTGCTGAACTATACACCTTATTGAGAACTGAAATAGGCCTACTGCTAAATATCTGAGGGGTGGACAACTCTCTGCAGTAAGGTGGATCATTGGATCCTATGATAGGCTACTATGTAGGCCACACAGTGAAAGCAtaatttcctctaaatgggCCTGATGTAGACCTGCACTTATGCAGTACACATGTGGTGCCAAGACCATCTTGGCCAACTTGAAAACTTTGTAGTGATTATACACAGTGATCAGCACTTTCTTGTCACGTGCGCACTTGACTGTACAGCCTTTATGCAGCATGTGTGATGGACTCATGCAAGGAGTTTGAATGGCAGCTCATGAGTATCCTCACTTtcacaacattttgatttttacCAAACTACTCTATAACATTGTCTGTAACAATGGGCGTAATGTGTTATATCTAACATTAAAGGTTTTGTTGTATCAGGGATAACAATATGTACGTCATTTCTCACCAAATTAATCAGGTGCTAAACTAATTACTGCATTAACCAGTTAAACTTAAATGTTTCACTAGGAATGCTGTAAAGGTGCTTGACACTTCTGAATCTTACCCTTTAACTTAATGAATAGTTAAACACCATACGCAATGAAATAGGTAAACTTTTAATATCAAATTATGAACATGCCTTGGTCTATTTTGGGGGTATAGAAACTGCACCCACAGAACACTCACATAACAAGTAAACTCAGATGTGTTTTTCAATTCCTTTTTGTTTGACATCTTGTGTCTTATCctgtaaaacaaacatcaaacaagcaTGCTTTAACGTGTACTATGCCTGTAGaggttttataaaataaaataaaaaatattaaatcacaagaaaacatttgCACAACCAGTTCAAGTTCCCTTTTGTTGTGAAATAATTATGGCATGACTATGAAGGGCCTGTGTGCATGAAGAGCTGCAACCATAAAATGCAATGTCACTACCTACTTGTTGTAATAAACCCCAGCTTAAGCTTACTCAAACTGTTAatacacaaagacaaatattcTTTTATTGTTAACCTAGAATATAGTTTTTGAAAACTGTACTTGAATTGTCCTTatacaaacagagacagaattAGGGAATAAAGTCAAAgacatttgcaaaaaacaacaagagcccttacttacttacttactaaatGCAGAAAACCTGAAGACAAACTGCACCTATAAAAGGCTTTCAAAGTCAAAATAGCAGCTTTTTGTGTCAATCCTTTTAGAAACCTTAGCTTGGCAACAGTATGGGCACAATCGTGTTTAAAAGGCCACATATTGTGCTACACAATGTTCATCACCCAGACGTTGCTCTCAAGGACTTCATTGAATTCAGCACGAAAGTCAGGGAAATTTTCATAGCAGTCAGGTAGCTGTAGGAACATTCCACATGTCCGTCCAATTGGACGTCTTGTGAAATCAGTCATTTCTGTAAATTCAACAGTGATGGTGTCTCACACAATCAAATCAGACCCTGTGCAGAATCTCAGAAACTTCCCGAGTTTTTCTTCATCCAGTTCCCTGATATACCTTCTGATCTGATGATGTTCGACCTTTTTTTGCTTTGCCCTCATATCCGCTGGGAACTTCAACAGCCTTAACACCTTCTTAGATGTGGGTTTAAGGTCAGCATAAATCTTTGTCAGCTTCTCATAATTCAGACTGATCTGTGATTGGGTGATCTCCCTCCAACAATAAATAATGAACATTGGCTTTTGAACAAGTTCTTTGTGGGAAATTTCCATCAGAATTACTGGAAGGGTGTCTGCTAAGGCTTTTCTTCTACATTCATAGTTATCGAGGACCTCCAACAGGTCATCAGGATCAACCGAGGAGAAATCTTGTAAAGCTTGCCTGAGGAGCTCTCGTTCTTGGCGGCTTACAAACTGAAGAAAGGCTTCTGTCAGATCACTGTACACTGCTCCAAATAACATCTCCTCAACAAAAGGAGGTGCAAGCTTGATAGGAAGGTAGTGGCAGTCTTTGTATCCTCTTGGTAAAATTCTGCCGATGGCTTTCCAAGTGTCAGCCTTGAAATCATGTCTGATGAAGGGTACTTTCATTGTTGTCCGGAGTGTGCAACGGTCATAGAATTCTTGCCAAAATGCACTGAAGACATCTCTCAGAAACCCTCACCTGCTACCAGCTTCCTCAGAATTATCTGGGAGTAATCGTGTCACTGCCAGTGGTCTGGTCAGAGTCTCGGGATCAGAAAATGCTTGAATCATGTCACTGAAACAATTTGCATGATTTATAGTAATCAGTTTTGTTTGGCGCTGTCAGGTGTGTCAGGCTGATAAATCAGTGTGTCATCTTGATCAAATTCTGCCTCTGTTTGTGTGCCAGATGTAATTTCAGGGTCAGAGATATATGGGTCATCTCCTAGTGTTACTTCTTGAAGAACAACTGCATCCTCCTGCAATATCTctggtaaaataaaatggatcTCTGAGACCACTGGGTCATCTGTGATGACTGTGTGATTTGTAGCGATTGAGCGATCTGTGGCAACTGGGTGATGCCAACCGGCCTGATCCTGGTCCTGTGCTGAGTGACTGGACTCCTCAGACATGGATTGGCCGTCAGAAACTTCGATAATTTCATCCACCCCAAAGTTAGATTCATCATCTTTGTGTTCAGACTCGCTGGTAGAGGCATCTTCATCTGATTGTGGTTTTGGCTGAGTGGCAATGTAGAAACGCAGCTTGGGTAGCTTGACTGTTTCATAAATTTTGCCAATTGAGAGATCTTCAGAAAAAGAGTTTTGTTTAAAGTCCCATACATCAAATGTGAAGTCTGATTCATGGCCTTTACTTGAAACACCATTTgggaaaaaaaatttttttccctctttcagGATTTCATTAAATCCACTATTGATGTCCATAACAACCTTTCTAGTGCCCCCTCCTTGTTTTGCTCTAACCTgtttagtttcacatttgtctTGGTGTATCCAACCTATCTCAATAGTCTGTGTAGTTTGCCTACATCTGGCATTGGGTTTAGCGGTTTGAGGCTTCTCTTGACTTTCTGTGGTTTCCCTTCTTAGTTTAATTTTCTCCCTCAGCTTTTCAAGAAGACCCATTTTTCGCTTTGAGACTGGCTTTTGATGTTTACAAAAATTGAAAAGTGCAATCCTGTCTCCATATGAAGGAATGTATTTAGCCAAAGCTGAACCGTCCATATGCAGGATGACATCTATGTCGATctgtgaaacaaagaaaaaccatgataagggagaaaaaatacaaatcGACCAAAGAACAGTATAACATTAGCCTATTACAGTATTTGTTACTGTACTGGACTCTACAGGAAGCTCCATGTTTAAGCTCCATCTAATTACTTTGGATATGAAATTACACAAAGCTTTGTCATTATAATGCCAATTACCAGTTTTAATTTTAGCCATATTATAATCATCAGTTTAATAACTACAGCCTATTTATGATCCATTCCAGGGGTCCAAAATTATCTTCAttaagtaaattgttttgtagtTATAATTTTGTCATTCTTTCCATGTGTGCAATAATTTAGTGAGGTCTGCAATCCATTCACATAGACTCTTGATATCTTATTCAGGTGCTCCTGGACGTTTTGCATGTCAATGTATCTGTAAGTAATCAGCTGACTCTGCTTGACTCTATATGATCACACTATACTGCTGTATAGGAATCATGGTTGGCAAGATTAATATCAGTAAAGGGTCAATGTTATAAAAATCAACCTTGAATTCACACTATAACCAATTGTATTGTGCAAACCATGCCcatcaaacacagacagattgaagaaaatgctttttaagaATTTAAGTTGATTATTGACCCAGGCCTGGAAACAGCCACTGATGTTATTTATGTCTATCTTTAAGCTCTTTATCAGGAGCATGATTAATTGAGGTTAAGTCAAACTGAAATATAAGTAGAAAAAAAATTTGTCACAAATCTCAAGGCAATCGACAATCCTGTTTAATTAAACGTGTTTTCTCAGagaataaatgtgttaatacaGGACTTCTCCCTCAGCCCTATGCACCTTTTGCTCCTCCATTAGTGTGAGGGCTTCTTCTGGGCCGCCCGAGCTCGTAGGAAATCTGTCACGGTGACTGACATTTTTGCCAGGTACAGGGAACCGGTGTTCTAGCGAATAGTGGTCCTTTAAAATTGATACAACAGTCACAAGAGGTTCACATGATCTAGTAGTTTATAGTTCAATGGTAACGACATATTTATGTCAAGCATAAATAAATAGGCTTTACGTGTTTATTTCATGCGACTTTCTCTTACAGTTAAGAATAAGGTAGCATCTCTTCAAAAACTCACCTTTACACTCCTTGGATGTAGCCTAACCTGTGTCTATGGTGTTGCGCACATGGCAGCTGGCATAGCGGACAGTCGCTCCAGCGTGATCTGATGGACTAAAGGAGTTTACTTTATTCTCGACATTTCGACTTTATTCtcgaaatgcaaaataaataaaaaatcttcatcctctattttttttttcttaatgtggccctaatactccgtcgtagagaacacatatatatacactaaaaacaaaaacaatacaaacagattgagacaatagtgcaatgagcagagtgcactCTGTTCATGGCAGGTCACaagctttttatatacagtctatggtcacgAGGCGATTTATCTAAACAGTACATTAATGGACAAGAGTGGGAGAGTTCAATGCTCAAATCGTGATTGTTTAAAAACGACATACCATAAAGTGTTAACTGAAACATAACTTTGAAATGATTAATGAATAATCATTCACATTAAATGAACTACTCACaatgtaatgtgttaatttcaatcatatgtacattttaaTAATCACAAAGTCCAGCAACAGTAAATtaagactgaaaacaaaagcTGCACCATTAAACTTTCTTGGAGTTTTTATCTTATCTCATAAACACATAATTAAGAGCCGTGCAGGCAGATGCATTTATCTCCTTCTGTtggtcacacagacagactggtgtCCATTTTAAACATgactacattttcttttaaaactcaTTAGAGAACATCTGAACTGAGTGTAAGgctgtttttacatgtttttcaaTTAACTTGTTCTGACAtcagctgtgtttttaaatattttaatgaaaacacagGAACTGATCATCTCCCTCAAAATGAAGATCACAGGAAGAAATGTGACAACAGAAATGTTGAGCTTTAGcttaaaaacagacataaatacattaacatttcaAAGGTAAGCAGACAAGTGCGTGCAGTCTGaatgttattaattatattacatacaatgaaaataaataatgtatataaaaataaaacacaattcgTGACtaacagttttcatttgtgcACAATTTTTCACAGACTAGCCAATTTGGAAGACTGTAGAAAATTAACAAGGTGCAGTTGTAAAAGTAAATCGGAGCTCTTCGGTATAAAAAAATGCTACAacttaaaacacacagagaactAAACAAAGTATTGTAAAATTGTTATGTTGCTAATTTACATTGGAATAATCAGATGTGCTAATACATTTTGTAGTATGGCACAATATTCTGGAGATAACACTGAACCAGCATCTATTTTAACACTTGTAAAAAGAACAATAATGAAACTTAAGTTCCAACTATTTAAAGCCTGCTCCAAAAGTGTCCCTGAAGACATCTTGGACTGGTGCAGATCAATCTACATCTGGCATCTGTAATTGTCACATTTCTCTGTAACTTAGAGCCATTTGTTCCAGggttaacataaataaataatatactgTACTTCTTAAAAAATGCATTGGAAAATATTTCAAACCACTCAATTTGAAAGTGGacataattatataaattataaccAGTGGAGGAATGGTTTGGTTCAGTTTAGCCTGATACTACAATTTTAACTCATAGTACCAGTAGAACTATCATGATACAAATAAGACAATATTGTATTACCATTTGAAGAAGTCCTAAAATCAGCAGTGGGTGAGGTATCCATGTAccatataatatttataatccTATCAGCACAAGGTGCTCTTTTGGGGTCTATAGGTTGATATTTCAACCACCTGTAATACATGTCTGCAATACTGAAAATTATAACTATACATTTTtcatatgaaaatgttttatcagCAAAGAAACTTCATTCATTGGTTGGTTTACACATGTATGGGTTGGATGAATGTGAACATGTAATGGCCAGCAGGTGCTAATATTACCAGTCACTTTTGTCATTATGTCCTTTTCTTCACAAAGCTCTCTCACCTtgtatttcttttcttcctttcttctcaCATATTTATAAGTCCTTTGGTCTTGCTACTGTCTTCGTGTACAGTGTGTCACTTGTTTTTAGAAAAGCATTTTACAACAAAAAGGGAAAGTACTTAATGCTCAATGTTCTCAGGGTCACCTGGGGCAGAAGGAGCAGTGAATGCCCCCCGTCAGGTCAGTGATGGCTCCCTCTCTTACTAAGCTTTGTAGCAGTTCGGTCTCTCTGTCCACATTGTGCATGGTCTGCTGCAGCATGGAGCTCATGGGAAGGTGGTCGTAGTAATGCAGTGGCGCTCTCTGCTGGGACAGGTTGTAACCAAAGCCTGCCAGGCTGACTTCGTCACACAGCACACTGGCCAAATTCAGTGCAGACACACCTATGGTAGGCACGTTctgtagaagaagaaaaagacactATTGAGGAGGAACACACTATTGTCGTCATTTTCCCCAACTGTTGTTTCTTCCACTCctgacacaacctgttccaacaCAACACCAtcagtagccatgtttccatctaattgtcatgtgaattttaagtggacttttgaaatgtcgcaaaaaagaaaaaacagttaATGCGaatccatcagctggtttggagcaaataaaccaggctacggcaggcgtcgttacgtcagtagttgacgtcacacgtggctgtaataaacaagatgtATGGGTTCTAAACCGGAAACAAAACTATCCGCATGAACCTGAcggccattgatcttagaaaaatggagagaggtcctcaggaatgtgtttcaagcggacaagctgctaccagccatgtctctgcgcgttatgggaatatccggtaAAACTTCAACAGCGGAAACAGttgatcagacgtgagttacaagttcgatacttcagaacttattcggcaaaagtgtttccaaCTCCCATTTAGCGTATTAACagtttttcgacaaaggcaaaaccCACCTCCAGGTAAGAACTTTTTTGCGAaattatggattttttttacgaattttgccgtttccatggAACATGGCAAGTAATAGTCTGttaagattctcagtcatccaggtcaaagTTATCCAAGAAAGATTAAATGCAAGGGGCAGCTGGACAGGTGTAAGATACATGAAGATGTTTCGCCTCTCATCAGTAATAGTCTTATCTTCTGAAACTGCATTTGTTGTTTCTTGTACTACCTACTCCAGTACTACATACAAAATTTATTAAGGATCAAAGCAGCTTTGCTtgggttgcaaattccacccactactcaaaaaaaaaaaaaaggaaaagaaaaacaaaaggcactcatagacctcatggtggcgctataacaatcaactttacGTTTTGGCAATTATCTCGAAAACGGCTTTGTTTAGAACCAaacttctttcatcattttaatctctggattaaTCTGCATCTTTTCTccaatggtcttctgctctaaaaatgtcaaattatgtaactttttatcacttttctcaAAAACCTATTTTTGGCAATGGACCTGAAATTTGGCAGGATTATCTACGGACGTCactgatcaaaagttatcaaaataattttgatacgtcaatctgttttttccccataaatttttacttttgtgtcttcatgtacaattttacaaaaatgcctgtaaattcaaccaaaatatgacaaaaaggtgatacaacaaaaatgtaaagagGACAATGTATACAGATGGGGTTGCTCAGTAAAAGTCAGTCATTCCCACTGAACATGTTTTATAAACTCCAAGAGACAAATATTCGGTTTAAATCTtctaaataaatacagatacaGTGAAGCAGGGAAAGGATCATTACTCATATGAATATATAATTATCATGGGCAAAATAAATGGTTAGTGATCTGTATTGCAATATCCAAAACCAAACACAGGGGGGAGCCTCTCCTACACAACAGACTGTGGGCACAGCTACATGTGGTGGGAAAGTCCCCTTCAcacagaggaaggaggagaatgTCATGCTTTGtctgcagagacagaaagacagccAGCAGACAGAAACCTGCTGTTTTAAAAGAGTAGCACCAGCCAGAGttcataatttcatttaaataaaaaaaaaaaaaaaatactcaaaacaaattattaactTAAAAACGTCAATAACGCACGTTAATCCCTAGTTTGGTGTGTATTACCTGGTCACTGCCCCACCAGAGTGATCTGGGTGGAGGGTATTTCAGTAGGTCTAATGCAGTCTCTCTGATGACATGCGGGTTTAGAAGTCTGAACTTGCTGGGCTCAAGAGGGATTTGATCTGGAACTTTCCCCCAGAAGAAAAGCCAGTCCAAGAGAGGCTGCAACACAAAGCACAGATGTGTCCTAGCTCTGACCTTTAAACAGATCACCTTTTGAATCTTGATCCCTTAAAGACTATTCTCTGTTGCATcaagattaaaaagaaaaggccaACATGAAACAGGAGTGACTGCTAACTGAAATGGAGACCCACTCAGAGGCAAAGTTCCTAAAGCATGCAGGGGTTGAGTCAAATCTAACAATTGTTACCCCACATCAACTtgcagcttttttttctccaaagtTACTGTTGAAACTATTTGTGAAGTTGTGAACAACTGCCAGGAAGTGAAATTTTCATTTTGGCAGCATGTCGGTATGTATATCATACTAACTGTATTATATTTTCAGCTACATTtatgaaattaagtgttttagcTATTTGCTAAATATAACATaactattttatgttttatgatgGTTGTCATCAGTAATTCAGTTTAGCTTAAAAATGATTGAAATTGTTTAGCTTTTTTGACTGTTTTTTGGTAGAAATGTATGAATATATCAATCATTTACTCTTCAGTGCTACAAGCTGTTGTAAAACACTGCTATGTGCAAGATCATTTCTTgatgtttttgtgctttttgcTCTATGAAAATGACCATTTTCATAGAGCAATTCAGTTCTTTCTCTAGGACTGTATGCGTGGCAAGATCGAATACTctccaaaataacacaaaaccCAATAAAAATGAAGCAGTAAGTATTAaactaattaataataataataataataattaattaatatatttgttattgaTCAAAATCCTGTATTAAAATGACTCAGATTAAAGCTCTTTCTATAGAGTATTTTCAGTTATTGAgaatttctgtttaaataaacagcatcATAGTTGGATTTCTGACAATACAAGTTTTAAAATAActtcaacacagacacacagactacTACTCACCACAGCGAGCTTGTTGATCATGGCAGAGATCCAGCTGACGTCTACACCTTTATACACCACAGCAACAAACAaagtgtgtgggtctgtgtctACCCAGTGAAGCGGAGTGCCCTCTGGGTAACTCATCCTGATGCTGGTTCGATTTCCAACATCAGCTCTGAACTCTCCCAGAGGACCGCTGTTCAACCTGGAGGAGGGCGACACAGAGATTTTCAAAGTAAATCATATGGCTTTGTGGCTGACTTTGTGATGATAATCATTACCAGAAACTCAAGCGTGGATTATTGGTAGTTTGTTAACTGAGCTGTTTGTTAACTCAGCATGTCATCTACACTGATCTGGTTCTGCATCACTACTGCAACAGTgttccgccatagtttcaaaatgaaccacaaatatttttacacctCTCATAACAACattacagacctctaacgttgtgttttgtgggcgctGCTGTGAGCTCGCatgctcacacactttggcatcagacttgagacaaccacttttcttttgaggtaactacggtaacgttaactatctgtttctgtcactcgtttatgagaaggcgattaagctagctgtCTAAATTTGGAGCGCACAAATATAAAAGCCATTTTATGCTAAACCCACTGTAAcggtgttgcagtatgagagacATGACAGAAAGTtcaaaacatattacatgtgtacattaaaagaaaaacaactacaataaaatgtaaGGTAAATTACTTTGCACTTTACTACTAGGGTTGcagggaaaacaaataaatttgttgacttgtgttgctgtttcatcaccatttatagctctacaaggggtttatgatcaaatagtttactaGAGCACAGCTTTGTTTACAAGAGTGCAACGTTCTTCATATATAGCCTctattttgcaccaaattaatgcatttaactttcaaatgtacaaaattttcttCCGGGGGGAGGCCAACCCAGCATAGCCTCTTAAAATCCTCCAGGAAACACTGCTGCAAGCAACATTGCTAATACAGTAACATCATAGCATTAGTATTTCTGACCTGATAATGGTGTCAAAACGATCAATCAGTGGGCCCAGATCCAGGCCTCTGAGAATGCCTCCATTTCCCATGACCACACAGCGGTGACATTTATCTGACGTCTTTCTCGGAAGGGGCGGGGAGTCAGAGTCTGGCAGCTATAAATTAAGACAGAACTTTTAGGTTTATGCACTGAATAGCACTTCCAGGAACATAAAGATGCACTTTTGTTTCATCTTTATGTTTTACTGGACTGGACAATGTAGAAATTAGCAggcaatgttattattatttaaacctCACCTAAATCAAATTAGCTTAAACTGCAGTTACATACTCCactcttctctgtctgtctttgcctAACCTTTGGGAAGCACCGGAATTGCATTTGCCAGCAAGAATTTGTAAATAGCAGACCGGTTCCCTATAAATTACAGCCTATGAAACATTTCAGACTGGATTAATCTTTTTCTGTCATTAAGTGCGTTTGTAGCCactttttgcacattttcagtGCACCCTATTAGTTAGCATCTAATCAGAGATATCCATTTTTCATTTGCTTAgtcataaattaaatatatctgATATGTGAATCCATTCAAGCCATCATtgtattataaaatgttttcatgatgTTTAGAATGTCATTTGGAGTAGTAAATTAGTAGAAGCAGATTTCTTGAATTATGAGTCGTATGTCACGCATTATCAATAATATCATCCTTATTGTTATCAAATATCTTGCATTATAATTGTGATTAGTCAAATTGTAATTATTACTACAAACTACACTTGTGGAATTTTAAGAAATAATTACTGTTACAGTTGTATCAACTGCTGAGGTGTaccactattattattattattattattattattattattattattatatttatgatATGTGGCG
This portion of the Micropterus dolomieu isolate WLL.071019.BEF.003 ecotype Adirondacks linkage group LG19, ASM2129224v1, whole genome shotgun sequence genome encodes:
- the st3gal5 gene encoding lactosylceramide alpha-2,3-sialyltransferase, with amino-acid sequence MERTLPLRARGPQATAEKTEEFTESTANENNMRLPKRWVAHRRVLVPWVVLGLLGLMIVFLPWIEKGTSKPLDLHVNPAHKKLVHDHVLRVLEGQCLTGRARQSLLARLPASSYMSQPFLWKGGPIPDDLFLYPPPFGFRGLKDKVKDLLKQLPDSDSPPLPRKTSDKCHRCVVMGNGGILRGLDLGPLIDRFDTIIRLNSGPLGEFRADVGNRTSIRMSYPEGTPLHWVDTDPHTLFVAVVYKGVDVSWISAMINKLAVPLLDWLFFWGKVPDQIPLEPSKFRLLNPHVIRETALDLLKYPPPRSLWWGSDQNVPTIGVSALNLASVLCDEVSLAGFGYNLSQQRAPLHYYDHLPMSSMLQQTMHNVDRETELLQSLVREGAITDLTGGIHCSFCPR